A window of the Corythoichthys intestinalis isolate RoL2023-P3 chromosome 6, ASM3026506v1, whole genome shotgun sequence genome harbors these coding sequences:
- the LOC130917019 gene encoding olfactory receptor 52B2-like, translating into MERPYNTSSMLVTQHYNIPPEGVLPTFFLASLSYMIILLCNLLLLLTIVLNKNLWKPMYLFLLNMPINDLLGSSAFFLHLLKEILSNNGYMWFPACVTQAFFIHIYAAATVLILTAMAYDRYVAICLPLQYNTVMTHGHVVRIITAIWLLCLLMISVLFVLLLRLPRCRSTIYNIYCDNPSLLALVCANTTVNHAYGLFIVGITQLMANSVIVFSYFQILMVSCRTRRADTKAKVMQTCATHLFVFLFLECLGLFTIISYRVKQFPPSLRNFIGSSTLIFPPWLNPIVYGIKTKEIRSIIVHFFRRKIIHSCDGKL; encoded by the coding sequence atggagaggccttacaACACTTCGTCCATGCTGGTGACCCAGCACTATAACATCCCACCCGAGGGCGTACTGCCTACCTTTTTCCTGGCCAGCCTCAGCTACATGATCATCCTACTTTGCAACCTGCTTCTCCTCCTCACCATTGTTCTGAACAAGAACCTGTGGAAGCCCATGTACCTGTTCCTGCTCAACATGCCCATCAATGACCTGCTGGGCTCGTCAGCCTTCTTCCTGCATCTGCTCAAGGAGATACTGAGCAACAACGGGTACATGTGGTTCCCGGCGTGCGTAACTCAGGCCTTTTTCATCCACATCTATGCAGCAGCTACCGTGCTCATCCTCACCGCCATGGCGTACGACCGATACGTAGCCATCTGCCTGCCGCTCCAGTACAACACGGTGATGACGCACGGCCATGTGGTGAGGATCATCACGGCCATTTGGCTGTTGTGTTTGTTGATGATCAGCGTGCTCTTCGTCTTACTATTGCGGCTTCCGCGCTGCCGTTCCACTATTTACAACATTTACTGTGACAACCCATCCTTGCTAGCTTTGGTGTGCGCCAACACCACCGTCAACCATGCGTACGGCCTGTTCATCGTGGGCATTACCCAGTTGATGGCCAATTCCGTCATCGTTTTCTCCTACTTCCAAATCCTGATGGTGTCCTGCCGGACCCGACGAGCCGACACCAAGGCTaaggtgatgcagacgtgcgccACGCACCTCTTTGTCTTTCTGTTCCTGGAATGTCTGGGGCTTTTCACCATCATCTCCTACAGGGTCAAGCAGTTCCCGCCCAGTTTACGTAATTTCATCGGGTCCTCCACCCTCATTTTCCCACCTTGGCTCAATCCAATTGTCTACGGGATCAAGACAAAAGAGATCCGAAGCATAATAGTGCACTTTTTTAGGAGGAAAATCATCCATTCTTGTGATGGAAAGCTCTGA